A genomic region of Ovis canadensis isolate MfBH-ARS-UI-01 breed Bighorn chromosome 9, ARS-UI_OviCan_v2, whole genome shotgun sequence contains the following coding sequences:
- the HGH1 gene encoding protein HGH1 homolog → MGEDAGDRGSSADGLAPVGLPMAETSPKAEAAKLLPFLALGERADLQAAAAQHVLALTGSGPGRTLLAGQAALLQALVELAVAPPPAPARDAARALVNLAADPGLHKPLLAAEPRLPVRLLGCALDPHWPWAEEAAAVLANLSREPVPCAALTEALAATEPGESGLERLVRALCTPGYNARAPLHYLGPVLSNLSQRPATRAFLLDRNRCVVQRLLTLTQYPDSSVRRGGVVGTLRNCCFEHRHHEWLLGPEVDILPFLLLPLAGPEDFSEEEMERLPIDLQYLPPDKQREPDADIRKMLIETIMLLTATAPGRKQVRDQGAYLILRELHSWEPEPDVRVTCEKLIQVLIGDEPERGLENLLEVQVPEEIERQLQQQDHQEREQCEREQQELELGPGPQAEKAAST, encoded by the exons ATGGGGGAGGACGCGGGGGACAGGGGTTCGTCGGCCGACGGCCTAGCTCCGGTAGGGTTGCCGATGGCGGAGACCAGCCCGAAGGCGGAGGCGGCGAAGCTGCTGCCCTTCCTGGCGCTCGGGGAGCGGGCTGACCTgcaggcggcggcggcgcagCATGTGCTGGCGCTGACTGGCTCGGGGCCGGGGCGCACGCTGCTGGCTGGCCAGGCGGCACTGCTGCAGGCGCTGGTCGAGCTGGCGGTGGCCCCTCCTCCCGCCCCAGCCCGAGACGCCGCTCGCGCGCTAGTCAACCTGGCTGCCGACCCCGGCCTGCACAAGCCGCTGCTGGCGGCCGAGCCCAGACTGCCTGTCCGCCTGCTGGGCTGCGCGTTGGACCCACACTGGCCCTGGGCCGAGGAAGCGGCCGCCGTGCTGGCTAACCTCAGCCGCGAGCCGGTGCCGTGCGCTGCGCTGACAGAGGCTCTGGCGGCCACAGAACCGGGAGAGTCGGGCCTGGAGCGGCTGGTGCGCGCGCTGTGCACTCCGGGCTACAACGCTCGCGCGCCCTTGCACTACTTGGGACCAGTGCTGTCCAACCTCAGCCAACGTCCCGCGACCCGCGCTTTTCTGCTGGACCGCAACAG GTGCGTTGTCCAGCGGCTGCTGACCCTTACCCAATACCCGGACTCCTCGGTGCGCAGGGGCGGGGTGGTGGGAACACTGCGAAATTGCTGCTTCGAGCACC GACATCATGAATGGTTGCTTGGGCCCGAGGTGGACATTCTCCCCTTCTTGCTACTGCCCCTGGCTGGGCCTGAAGACTTCTCTGAGGAAGAGATGGAGC GGCTGCCTATTGATCTGCAGTACCTGCCACCAGACAAGCAGCGAGAGCCTGACGCTGACATCCGCAAGATGCTAATTGAGACCATCATGCTG CTGACAGCCACAGCACCTGGTCGGAAGCAGGTGAGGGACCAGGGAGCCTACTTGATCCTGCGAGAGCTGCACAGCTGGGAGCCTGAGCCTGATGTGCGGGTGACTTGTGAGAAACTCATCCAG GTACTTATTGGGGATGAGCCAGAGCGCGGCCTGGAGAACCTGCTGGAGGTGCAGGTGCCTGAGGAGATTGAgaggcagctgcagcagcaggatCACCAGGAGCGGGAGCAGTGTGAGCGGGAGCAGCAGGAGCTGGAGCTGGGCCCAGGGCCACAAGCAGAGAAAGCTGCATCCACGTGA